A window of Nicotiana tabacum cultivar K326 chromosome 24, ASM71507v2, whole genome shotgun sequence contains these coding sequences:
- the LOC107794885 gene encoding uncharacterized protein LOC107794885, which translates to MKYLEYTPLDRINDFLSHVNLGERTIKGCLEAYSCKHTGTDKKLSLSLENEIFDYLGRSSDTDSSSPVEYLSCRSSRKTLIYLLLTLYHMYPDYDFSAVKAHQFFTEESWDSFKQIFDIYMFEASKEWLDANEGSPLLETLYKALDEVVKVAECEIYTYNPEADADPFLERGAIWSYHFFFYNRKLKRVVSFRFSCVSNLVGEGFLLDSSSFEDDGEIFDGMDM; encoded by the exons ATGAAGTATCTGGAATACACCCCTCTTGATCG GATAAATGATTTTCTGAGTCATGTGAATCTTGGAGAGCGAACAATTAAAGGATGTCTCGAAGCGTACTCTT GTAAACATACTGGAACAGACAAGAAACTTTCGCTTAGCTTGGAGAATGAG ATTTTTGATTATCTTGGAAGATCTTCGGACACCGATTCTTCTTCACCTGTTGAATATCTAAGCTGCAGATCGAG TCGGAAAACGTTGATATATCTACTCCTTActctctatcacatgtatccaGATTATGACTTCAG TGCAGTGAAAGCTCACCAGTTTTTCACTGAAGAGAGCTGGGACAGTTTTAAGCAGATATTTGACATCtacatgtttgaggcttcaaaG GAGTGGCTTGATGCGAATGAAGGCAGTCCTCTGCTTGAAACTCTGTACAAGGCTTTAGACGAG GTTGTGAAAGTTGCTGAATGTGAGATCTACACTTACAATCCAGAGGCAGACGCAGATCCATTTCTTGAGAGAGGAGCCAT atggtcCTACCACTTCTTCTTCTACAATAGAAAGTTGAAACGTGTTGTGAGTTTCCGCTTCAGCTGTGTGAG TAACTTGGTTGGTGAAGGATTTTTGTTAGACAGCTCAAGTTTTGAAGATGACGGAGAGATATTCGATGGCATGGACATGTGA